A window of Streptomyces gilvosporeus contains these coding sequences:
- a CDS encoding citrate synthase/methylcitrate synthase, producing MPTTEINAPMDAPRGLAGVVVTETELGDVRGREGFYHYRQYSAVELATARTFEDVWYLMFHGRLPDAAQLAAFTAETAALRGLPAAVREALPAIARAGAHSGPLAGLRTALSLLGATADFRPLYDIDTDRRRADALAACAAVPTLLTALHRIGRGRQPVEPREDLTYAANYLYMLTGQEPEPEQVRAIESYLISTIDHGFNASTFAARVIASTGADLAACLVGAIGALSGPLHGGAPSRALDTLDAIGTPDRIDAWVRDRVLRGERIMGFGHAVYRTEDPRSRMLRGIAGQFGGPRVEFAVQVEAAVEKLLAELKPGRELHTNVEFYAGVVMELCGLPREMFTPTFCAARVVGWSANILEQAEDSKIIRPAARYVGPPPPQPLPDAAA from the coding sequence ATGCCGACCACCGAGATCAACGCCCCCATGGACGCGCCCCGAGGGCTCGCCGGCGTCGTCGTCACCGAGACGGAGCTGGGGGACGTCCGAGGTCGCGAGGGCTTTTACCACTACCGCCAGTACTCCGCCGTGGAGCTGGCCACGGCCCGGACCTTCGAGGACGTCTGGTACCTGATGTTCCACGGCCGGCTGCCCGATGCCGCGCAGCTGGCGGCGTTCACGGCCGAAACCGCCGCGCTGCGCGGGCTGCCCGCCGCCGTACGGGAGGCCCTGCCAGCCATCGCCCGGGCCGGTGCCCACTCCGGTCCGCTCGCCGGACTGCGTACCGCGCTGTCGCTGCTGGGCGCGACGGCGGACTTCCGGCCGCTGTACGACATCGACACCGATCGCCGCCGCGCGGACGCACTCGCCGCCTGCGCGGCCGTACCGACCCTGCTCACCGCGCTGCACCGGATCGGTCGGGGCCGGCAGCCGGTCGAGCCGCGCGAGGACCTCACGTACGCCGCCAACTACCTGTACATGCTCACCGGCCAGGAGCCGGAGCCCGAGCAGGTCCGGGCGATCGAGTCGTATCTGATCTCCACCATCGACCACGGCTTCAACGCCTCGACGTTCGCCGCCCGGGTCATCGCGTCCACCGGTGCCGACCTCGCGGCCTGTCTGGTCGGGGCGATCGGTGCGCTGTCCGGGCCGTTGCACGGGGGTGCGCCCAGCCGTGCGCTCGACACGCTCGATGCCATCGGTACGCCGGACCGCATCGACGCCTGGGTGCGCGACCGGGTGCTGCGGGGCGAGCGGATCATGGGGTTCGGGCATGCGGTCTACCGCACCGAGGATCCGCGTTCCCGGATGCTGCGCGGTATTGCCGGGCAGTTCGGCGGACCGCGGGTGGAATTCGCCGTCCAGGTGGAGGCCGCGGTCGAGAAGCTGCTGGCCGAGCTCAAGCCGGGGCGGGAACTGCACACCAATGTGGAGTTCTACGCCGGGGTCGTCATGGAGCTGTGCGGGCTGCCGCGCGAGATGTTCACGCCGACGTTCTGTGCCGCGCGCGTGGTCGGCTGGAGCGCCAACATCCTGGAGCAGGCCGAGGACTCGAAGATCATCCGTCCGGCGGCCCGGTACGTCGGCCCGCCCCCGCCGCAGCCGCTGCCCGACGCCGCGGCCTGA
- a CDS encoding CobW family GTP-binding protein, translating into MATQQIPVVVLAGFLGSGKTTLLNHLLGAGAGTRIGAVVNDFGSIEIDAMTIAGQVDSMVSLGNGCLCCAVDTSELDTYLERLARPAARIDVIVIEASGLAEPEELIRMILASENDRIVYGGLIEVIDAAEFTVTRTRHPELDRHVGIADLVVLNKADRIADGARRQLLDTLADLAPGRPVVCTAYGRIDPELFFDRGAGEDRAAGIRQLSFEDLLREGAAGEPDGDPGHLHDGHHGHDHAPGEPCPHLHAAYQSVEFTSGEPMNPRRLMEFLDSRPTGLYRIKGFVHFDVPGSRQKFAVHAVGDFLRFYPSPWGRDEERSTQLVLIGSGVDAEALRKELAACREAAPEETSEHSMWGVLRYVAGREE; encoded by the coding sequence TTGGCCACGCAACAGATTCCGGTCGTCGTGCTGGCGGGCTTTCTCGGGTCGGGCAAGACGACCCTGCTCAACCACCTGCTCGGTGCCGGCGCCGGTACCCGTATCGGCGCCGTCGTCAATGACTTCGGCAGCATCGAGATCGACGCGATGACGATCGCCGGGCAGGTGGACTCGATGGTCTCGCTGGGCAACGGATGCCTGTGCTGCGCGGTCGACACCAGCGAACTCGACACCTATCTGGAGCGTCTGGCCCGGCCCGCCGCCCGTATCGACGTGATCGTCATCGAGGCCAGCGGCCTGGCCGAGCCCGAGGAACTCATCCGGATGATCCTCGCCAGCGAGAACGACCGGATCGTGTACGGCGGGCTGATCGAGGTGATCGACGCGGCCGAGTTCACCGTCACCCGCACCCGTCATCCCGAACTCGACCGGCATGTGGGCATCGCCGATCTCGTGGTGCTCAACAAGGCCGACCGGATTGCCGACGGGGCGCGCCGGCAGCTCCTGGACACGCTCGCGGACCTCGCACCGGGCCGGCCGGTGGTCTGTACGGCCTACGGGCGGATCGACCCGGAGCTGTTCTTCGACCGTGGCGCGGGCGAGGACCGCGCAGCGGGCATCAGGCAGCTGTCGTTCGAGGATCTGCTCCGGGAGGGCGCCGCAGGGGAGCCGGACGGGGATCCGGGCCACCTGCACGACGGGCATCACGGTCACGACCACGCCCCGGGTGAGCCGTGCCCTCATCTTCATGCCGCTTACCAGAGCGTGGAGTTCACCTCGGGGGAGCCGATGAACCCGCGGCGGCTCATGGAGTTCCTCGACAGCCGGCCCACCGGCCTCTACCGGATCAAGGGCTTTGTCCACTTCGATGTCCCGGGCAGCCGGCAGAAGTTCGCCGTGCACGCCGTCGGGGACTTCCTGCGCTTCTACCCCTCGCCCTGGGGACGTGACGAGGAGCGCAGCACTCAGCTCGTGCTGATCGGCAGCGGGGTCGATGCGGAGGCGCTGCGCAAGGAGCTGGCGGCGTGCCGCGAGGCCGCGCCGGAGGAGACCTCCGAGCACAGCATGTGGGGTGTGCTGCGCTACGTGGCCGGCCGCGAGGAGTGA
- a CDS encoding DNA gyrase/topoisomerase IV subunit A, translating into MARRSTKTPPPDDFEERILDIDVVDEMQGSFLEYAYSVIYSRALPDARDGLKPVHRRILYQMNEMGLRPDRSYVKCARVVGEVMGKLHPHGDASIYDALVRMAQPFSMRLPLVDGHGNFGSLGNDDPPAAMRYTECRMASATSLMTESIDEDTVDFTPNYDGQEHEPVALPAAYPNLLVNGASGIAVGMATNMPPHNLGEVIAAARHLIKHPNADLDTLMRFVPGPDLPTGGRIVGLGGVRDAYEKGRGTFKIRATVTVENVTARRKGLVVTELPFTVGPEKVISKIKDLVGSKKLQGIADVKDLTDREHGLRLVIEVKNGFNPEAVLEQLYKLTPMEESFGINNVALVDGQPLTLGLKELLEVYVDHRFEVVRRRSEFRRGKRRDRLHLVEGLLTALVDIDEVIRLIRSSDNSAQAKERLIERFSLSDIQTQYILDTPLRRLTKFDRIELESERDRLQEEIEQLTRILESDAELRKLVSGELAAVAKKYGTERRTVLLESAGTTVGAVPLEVADDPCRVLLSSTGLLARTVTGEVPFDAEAKRVKHDVIVSAVPATTRGEVGAVTSTGRLLRLAVIDLPQLPETATAPSLSGGAQISEFLALGDDEELICLTTLDESSPGLALGTEQGVVKRVVPDYPANKEELEVITLKDGDRIVGAAELRTGEEDLVFITSEAQLLRYPASQVRPQGRPAGGMAGVKLGADAKVIAFSAVDPAVDAMVFTVAGSHGTLDDSVATAKLTPFDQYPRKGRATGGVRCQRFLKGEDCLTLAWAGPAPVRAADAKGAPVPLPDVDPRRDGSGVPLAKQVATLAGPV; encoded by the coding sequence ATGGCCCGCCGCAGCACGAAGACCCCGCCGCCGGACGACTTCGAGGAGAGGATCCTCGACATCGACGTCGTCGACGAGATGCAGGGTTCCTTCCTTGAGTACGCGTATTCGGTCATCTACTCCCGCGCCCTGCCGGACGCCCGCGACGGCCTCAAGCCCGTGCACCGCCGCATCCTCTACCAGATGAACGAGATGGGCCTGCGGCCCGACCGGTCGTACGTCAAGTGCGCCCGGGTCGTCGGCGAGGTCATGGGTAAGCTCCACCCGCACGGCGACGCGTCCATCTACGACGCCCTGGTCCGGATGGCGCAGCCGTTCTCGATGCGGCTGCCCCTGGTGGACGGCCACGGCAACTTCGGCTCGCTGGGCAACGACGACCCGCCCGCCGCGATGCGTTACACCGAATGCCGGATGGCGTCGGCGACGTCCCTGATGACGGAGTCCATCGACGAGGACACCGTCGACTTCACGCCGAACTACGACGGCCAGGAACACGAGCCGGTGGCCCTCCCCGCCGCCTACCCCAACCTCCTGGTCAACGGCGCCTCCGGCATCGCGGTCGGGATGGCGACCAACATGCCGCCGCACAACCTCGGCGAGGTCATCGCCGCCGCCCGCCATCTGATCAAGCACCCGAACGCCGATCTCGACACCCTGATGCGCTTCGTCCCGGGCCCGGACCTGCCGACTGGCGGCCGGATCGTGGGCCTGGGCGGCGTTCGGGACGCGTACGAGAAGGGCCGCGGCACCTTCAAGATCCGCGCCACGGTCACGGTGGAGAACGTCACCGCCCGTCGCAAGGGCCTGGTCGTCACCGAACTCCCCTTCACCGTCGGCCCCGAGAAGGTCATCTCCAAGATCAAGGACCTGGTCGGCTCGAAGAAGCTCCAGGGCATCGCGGACGTCAAGGACCTCACCGACCGCGAGCACGGCCTGCGGCTGGTCATCGAGGTCAAGAACGGCTTCAACCCCGAGGCCGTCCTGGAGCAGCTCTACAAGCTCACGCCGATGGAGGAGTCCTTCGGCATCAACAACGTCGCCCTGGTGGACGGCCAGCCGCTGACACTGGGCCTCAAGGAGCTGCTGGAGGTCTATGTCGACCACCGCTTCGAGGTGGTGCGCCGGCGCAGCGAGTTCCGGCGCGGCAAGCGGCGCGACCGGCTCCACCTGGTCGAGGGCCTGCTCACCGCCCTGGTGGACATCGACGAGGTCATCCGCCTGATCCGCTCCAGCGACAACAGCGCCCAGGCCAAGGAGCGGCTGATCGAGCGCTTCTCGCTGAGCGACATCCAGACGCAGTACATCCTCGACACCCCGCTGCGCCGGCTGACCAAATTCGACCGTATCGAGCTGGAGTCGGAGCGCGACCGGCTCCAGGAGGAGATCGAGCAGCTGACGCGGATCCTGGAGTCGGACGCGGAGCTGCGCAAGCTGGTGTCCGGCGAGCTGGCCGCGGTCGCCAAGAAGTACGGCACGGAGCGGCGGACGGTCCTGCTGGAGTCGGCCGGCACGACGGTCGGCGCGGTGCCGCTGGAGGTCGCCGACGACCCGTGCCGGGTGCTGCTGTCCTCAACGGGGCTGCTGGCGCGTACGGTCACCGGGGAGGTGCCCTTCGACGCGGAGGCCAAGCGGGTCAAGCACGATGTGATCGTCTCCGCGGTGCCCGCCACCACCCGCGGCGAGGTGGGCGCGGTGACCTCCACCGGGCGGCTGCTGCGGCTGGCGGTGATCGATCTGCCGCAGCTCCCGGAGACGGCCACGGCGCCCAGTCTCTCCGGTGGCGCGCAGATCTCGGAGTTCCTCGCCCTGGGGGACGACGAGGAGCTGATCTGCCTGACCACGCTGGACGAGTCCTCGCCGGGCCTGGCGCTCGGCACCGAACAGGGCGTGGTCAAGCGGGTGGTGCCCGACTATCCGGCCAACAAGGAGGAGTTGGAGGTCATCACCCTCAAGGACGGCGACCGCATCGTGGGCGCGGCGGAGCTGCGCACCGGTGAGGAGGACCTGGTCTTCATCACCAGCGAGGCGCAGCTGCTGCGCTATCCGGCGTCGCAGGTACGGCCGCAGGGCCGGCCGGCGGGCGGTATGGCGGGCGTCAAGCTGGGCGCGGACGCGAAGGTGATCGCCTTCTCGGCGGTCGATCCGGCCGTGGACGCCATGGTGTTCACGGTCGCCGGCTCGCACGGCACCCTGGACGACTCGGTGGCCACCGCCAAGCTCACCCCGTTCGACCAGTACCCGCGCAAGGGCCGCGCGACCGGCGGTGTGCGCTGCCAGCGGTTCCTGAAGGGCGAGGACTGCCTGACCCTGGCCTGGGCCGGCCCCGCTCCGGTCCGCGCGGCCGACGCCAAGGGCGCCCCGGTGCCGCTGCCGGACGTGGACCCGCGCCGCGACGGTTCGGGCGTCCCCCTGGCCAAGCAGGTGGCGACGCTGGCGGGGCCCGTGTAG
- a CDS encoding M16 family metallopeptidase, which translates to MGHTATEQAGSGGLTATEHRLANGLRVVLSEDHLTPVAAVCLWYDVGSRHEVKGRTGLAHLFEHLMFQGSAQVKGNGHFELVQGAGGSLNGTTSFERTNYFETMPAHELELALWLEADRMGSLLTALDDESLENQRDVVKNERRQRYDNVPYGTAFEKLTAMAYPEGHPYHHTPIGSMADLDAASLEDARAFFRTYYAPNNAVLSVVGDIDPEQTLAWIEKYFGSIPSHDGKQPPRDGSLPDVIGAELREVVEEEVPSRALMAAYRLPHDGTREADAADLALTVLGGGESSRLYNRLVRRDRTAVAAGFGLLRLSGAPSLGWLDVKTSGGVEVPEIERAVDEELARFAEEGPTPEEMERAQAQLEREWLDRLATVSGRADELCRFAVLFGDPQLALTAVRRVLDITPEEVQTVAKARLRPDNRAVLVYEPTEPTAPADAAADTEKEEADR; encoded by the coding sequence ATGGGTCACACGGCCACAGAACAAGCCGGCTCCGGCGGCCTGACAGCGACCGAGCACCGGCTGGCCAACGGCCTGCGCGTGGTGCTCTCCGAAGACCACCTGACGCCGGTCGCGGCGGTGTGCCTGTGGTACGACGTCGGCTCCCGCCACGAGGTCAAGGGCCGTACGGGCCTGGCTCACCTCTTCGAGCACCTGATGTTCCAGGGGTCCGCGCAGGTGAAGGGCAACGGCCACTTCGAGCTCGTCCAGGGCGCCGGCGGCTCGCTGAACGGCACCACGAGCTTCGAGCGCACCAACTACTTCGAGACCATGCCCGCCCATGAGCTGGAGCTCGCGCTCTGGCTGGAGGCGGACCGGATGGGCTCGCTGCTGACCGCCCTGGACGACGAGTCCCTGGAGAACCAGCGCGACGTCGTCAAGAACGAGCGCCGCCAGCGCTACGACAACGTCCCCTACGGCACGGCCTTCGAGAAGCTCACGGCCATGGCGTACCCGGAGGGCCACCCGTACCACCACACCCCCATCGGGTCGATGGCCGATCTGGACGCGGCCTCCCTGGAGGACGCGCGGGCGTTCTTCCGGACGTACTACGCGCCCAACAACGCCGTCCTGTCGGTCGTCGGGGACATCGACCCCGAGCAGACGCTGGCCTGGATCGAGAAGTACTTCGGCTCGATCCCCTCGCACGACGGCAAGCAGCCGCCGCGTGACGGCTCGCTGCCCGACGTCATCGGCGCGGAGCTGCGCGAGGTCGTCGAGGAGGAGGTGCCCTCCCGCGCCCTGATGGCGGCCTACCGGCTGCCGCACGACGGCACCCGGGAGGCGGACGCCGCCGACCTCGCGCTGACCGTCCTGGGCGGCGGCGAGTCCTCCCGGCTCTACAACCGCCTGGTGCGCCGCGACCGCACCGCCGTCGCCGCCGGCTTCGGCCTGCTGCGGCTGTCCGGGGCGCCGTCCCTGGGCTGGCTGGACGTGAAGACGTCCGGCGGCGTGGAGGTCCCCGAAATCGAGCGCGCCGTCGACGAGGAGCTGGCCCGCTTCGCCGAAGAGGGGCCGACCCCGGAGGAGATGGAGCGCGCGCAGGCCCAGTTGGAGCGCGAATGGCTCGACCGCCTGGCCACGGTCAGCGGCCGCGCCGACGAACTGTGCCGCTTCGCCGTCCTGTTCGGCGACCCGCAGCTTGCGCTGACCGCCGTCCGGCGCGTCCTGGACATCACGCCCGAAGAGGTGCAGACGGTCGCCAAGGCCCGGCTGCGCCCCGACAACCGCGCGGTGCTGGTGTACGAACCCACCGAGCCGACCGCCCCGGCCGACGCGGCCGCCGACACCGAGAAGGAGGAGGCGGACCGGTGA
- a CDS encoding M16 family metallopeptidase yields MEFHPQPKGGAPRPWAFPAPERSQLPNGLTLLTSHRPGQQVVAVEINLLAPLEAEPEGLDGISTIMARALSEGTDKHDAEEFAAELERCGATLDAHADHPGVRVSLEVPASRLSRALGLLADALRAPAFPDSEIERLVRNRLDEIPHELANPARRAAMALSKELFPATSRMSRPRQGTEETVAGIDAAAVRAFYDAHVRPATATAVVVGDFTGIDLDAALADTLGAWSGSSAEPLKLSSITADDSGRVVIVDRPGAVQTQLLIGRIGADRHDRVWPAQVLGTYCLGGTLTSRLDRVLREEKGYTYGVRAFGQVLRSSADGSGAAMLAISGSVDTASTGPALEDLWKVLRTLAAEGLTDAERDVAVQNLVGVAPLKYETAAAVAGTLADQVEQDLPDDFQAQLYARLAQTGTVEATAAVVSAFPVDRLVTVLVGDAAQIAEPVKELGIGKVTVVSG; encoded by the coding sequence ATGGAATTCCACCCCCAGCCCAAGGGCGGCGCGCCCCGGCCCTGGGCCTTCCCGGCCCCCGAGCGTTCGCAGCTGCCCAACGGGCTGACGCTGCTGACCAGCCACCGCCCCGGCCAGCAGGTCGTCGCCGTCGAGATCAACCTCCTCGCCCCTCTGGAGGCCGAGCCCGAGGGCCTGGACGGTATCTCCACGATCATGGCGCGCGCCCTGTCCGAGGGCACCGACAAACACGACGCCGAGGAGTTCGCCGCCGAGCTGGAGCGCTGCGGCGCCACCCTGGACGCGCACGCCGACCACCCCGGCGTACGGGTCTCCCTGGAGGTGCCGGCCTCCCGGCTGTCCCGCGCGCTCGGCCTGCTCGCCGACGCGCTGCGCGCCCCCGCCTTCCCGGACAGCGAGATCGAGCGCCTGGTCCGCAACCGCCTGGACGAGATCCCGCACGAGCTCGCCAACCCGGCGCGCCGGGCCGCGATGGCCCTGTCCAAGGAGCTCTTTCCGGCCACCTCCAGGATGTCGCGGCCCCGTCAGGGCACCGAGGAGACCGTCGCGGGCATCGACGCCGCGGCCGTCCGCGCCTTCTACGACGCCCACGTACGGCCCGCCACGGCCACCGCCGTGGTCGTCGGCGACTTCACCGGCATCGATCTGGACGCGGCGCTCGCCGACACCCTGGGCGCCTGGAGCGGCTCCAGCGCCGAGCCGCTGAAGCTCTCGTCGATCACCGCCGACGACAGCGGCCGCGTGGTGATCGTGGACCGCCCCGGTGCCGTCCAGACGCAGCTGCTCATCGGCCGTATCGGCGCCGACCGCCACGACCGGGTCTGGCCCGCACAGGTCCTCGGCACGTACTGCCTGGGCGGCACCCTGACCTCCCGGCTGGACCGGGTGCTGCGCGAGGAGAAGGGCTACACCTACGGGGTGCGGGCCTTCGGCCAGGTGCTGCGCTCGTCCGCCGACGGCAGCGGCGCCGCGATGCTCGCCATCAGCGGCTCGGTGGACACCGCCTCCACCGGGCCGGCGCTCGAGGACCTGTGGAAGGTGCTGCGCACCCTGGCGGCGGAGGGTCTCACCGACGCCGAGCGGGATGTCGCCGTGCAGAACCTCGTCGGGGTCGCACCGCTGAAGTACGAGACCGCGGCGGCCGTCGCGGGCACCCTCGCCGACCAGGTCGAGCAGGACCTCCCGGACGACTTCCAGGCGCAGTTGTACGCCCGGCTCGCCCAGACCGGCACGGTCGAGGCGACCGCGGCCGTCGTCAGCGCCTTCCCGGTGGACCGGCTGGTGACGGTCCTGGTGGGTGACGCGGCGCAGATCGCCGAGCCCGTGAAGGAGCTCGGCATCGGCAAGGTGACGGTCGTCAGCGGCTGA
- a CDS encoding M23 family metallopeptidase, with amino-acid sequence MAFTRATGKHRGASRTARRTRKIAGTASLAATGIVASMAAPALAAPAAAPAESTGLQQAVVMGDELAGRVAAQADAQEAAAAQAKAEAVAQRAAAEAARRAEAAEKKAKAEREAKQRAAREAERKRLNAFVAPVADSYVSTGYKASSSLWSSGSHTGIDFHAATGTSVHAVGAGTVVEAGWGGAYGNNIVIKMHDGTYTQYGHLSSIGVSVGQSVTPGQQIGLSGATGNATGPHLHFEARTGPDYGSDIDPIAYLRAHGVDV; translated from the coding sequence ATGGCGTTCACCCGTGCCACCGGGAAACATCGTGGTGCGAGCCGCACGGCTCGCCGGACCCGCAAGATAGCCGGTACGGCCTCCCTCGCGGCCACCGGCATCGTCGCCTCCATGGCCGCGCCCGCGCTCGCCGCCCCGGCGGCGGCGCCGGCCGAGAGCACCGGCCTCCAGCAGGCCGTCGTGATGGGCGACGAGCTCGCCGGACGCGTCGCGGCGCAGGCCGATGCGCAGGAGGCCGCCGCCGCGCAGGCGAAGGCGGAGGCCGTGGCCCAGCGCGCGGCCGCCGAGGCCGCGCGGCGCGCCGAAGCCGCCGAGAAGAAGGCCAAGGCGGAGCGGGAGGCCAAGCAGCGCGCGGCCCGCGAGGCGGAGCGCAAGCGCCTCAACGCCTTCGTCGCGCCCGTCGCCGACTCCTACGTCTCCACCGGCTACAAGGCGTCCAGCAGCCTGTGGTCCTCCGGCAGCCACACCGGCATAGACTTCCACGCCGCCACCGGCACCTCCGTCCACGCCGTCGGCGCGGGCACGGTCGTCGAGGCCGGCTGGGGCGGCGCGTACGGCAACAACATCGTGATCAAGATGCACGACGGTACGTACACCCAGTACGGCCACCTGTCCTCCATCGGGGTCTCGGTCGGCCAGAGCGTCACCCCGGGGCAGCAGATAGGGCTCTCCGGTGCCACCGGCAACGCCACCGGCCCGCATCTGCACTTCGAGGCCCGCACCGGCCCGGACTACGGCTCGGACATCGACCCCATCGCCTACCTGCGCGCGCACGGCGTCGACGTCTGA
- a CDS encoding GntR family transcriptional regulator: MRGHLSAHAVCTAIRDDIVSGALAPGSRLVEEILAARYGVSRVPVREALRTLQSEGFVTTRRHAGACVAEPTEQEAADLLDIRAVLEPLGAARAAVRRSPAHLKVLRGLVRLGRERARHGHAADLRQLDGWFHETLAQAAGSPSLTALLTQLRRKVEWMYTVEGAPRAGESWDEHGAVLDAVARGDAERARALMAAHIERSLPVHRLRRPAPPAVRDAKRPVNTARARN; this comes from the coding sequence ATGCGAGGCCATCTTTCCGCGCATGCGGTGTGCACGGCGATTCGCGACGACATCGTCTCCGGTGCGCTCGCGCCGGGGAGCCGGCTGGTCGAGGAAATTCTCGCGGCCCGCTACGGCGTCTCCCGGGTCCCGGTCCGCGAGGCGCTGCGCACCCTCCAGTCGGAGGGCTTCGTCACCACGCGCCGGCACGCGGGCGCCTGCGTCGCCGAGCCCACCGAGCAGGAGGCCGCCGATCTCCTGGACATCCGCGCCGTGTTGGAGCCCCTGGGCGCCGCCCGCGCCGCCGTCCGCCGCAGTCCCGCGCATCTGAAGGTGCTGCGCGGTCTGGTACGGCTCGGCCGCGAGCGGGCGCGCCACGGTCACGCCGCGGACCTGCGCCAACTGGACGGCTGGTTCCACGAAACGCTCGCCCAGGCGGCCGGCAGCCCCAGCCTGACGGCGCTGCTCACCCAGCTGCGGCGCAAGGTCGAGTGGATGTACACCGTGGAAGGGGCGCCCCGCGCGGGCGAGTCCTGGGACGAACACGGCGCCGTGCTGGACGCGGTGGCCCGGGGCGACGCGGAACGCGCCCGCGCCCTGATGGCGGCTCATATCGAACGCTCCCTCCCGGTGCACCGGTTGCGCCGCCCCGCCCCGCCCGCCGTGAGGGATGCGAAACGGCCCGTCAACACGGCGCGCGCCCGCAATTAA
- a CDS encoding HPr family phosphocarrier protein, producing the protein MAERRVNVGWAEGLHARPASIFVRAATAAGIPMTIAKADGTPVNAASMLAVLGLGAQGGEEIVLASDAEGAEAALDRLAKLVAEGLEELPETV; encoded by the coding sequence ATGGCTGAGCGCCGCGTCAATGTCGGCTGGGCCGAGGGCCTGCACGCCCGCCCCGCTTCGATCTTCGTCCGTGCGGCCACCGCGGCCGGCATCCCGATGACGATCGCCAAGGCCGATGGCACCCCCGTCAACGCGGCCTCCATGCTCGCGGTCCTGGGCCTGGGCGCCCAGGGTGGCGAGGAGATCGTCCTGGCCTCCGACGCCGAGGGCGCCGAGGCCGCGCTCGACCGCCTGGCGAAGCTCGTCGCCGAGGGCCTCGAGGAGCTGCCCGAGACGGTCTGA